The following coding sequences are from one Pelagovum sp. HNIBRBA483 window:
- a CDS encoding 3-methyl-2-oxobutanoate hydroxymethyltransferase, with protein sequence MSGPLSVMDLRALKGVRQISYVQVARKEEAIAAAEAGMDMIGTAFIPERADFAKAVPNTHFQYGLAWGKHANVTEALRDAMAAMTAGAQSVYCGMSPAIVEGLAREGVPVICHVGLVPPKATWTGGFRAVGKTRAQAKMIWQQVQDFEQAGAFAVEMEVIAANLAREITKRTSLLTISLGSGGGCDAQYLFSADILGENRGHIPRHAKTYRNFAAERDRLQAERVSAYREYIADVMSGAFPERGHIVEMDDELLASLWDV encoded by the coding sequence ATGAGCGGCCCACTTTCCGTCATGGACCTGCGCGCTCTGAAGGGTGTCCGGCAAATCAGCTATGTGCAAGTGGCCCGCAAGGAAGAAGCCATCGCCGCGGCAGAGGCCGGTATGGATATGATCGGCACGGCCTTCATCCCCGAGCGCGCAGATTTTGCGAAGGCCGTGCCGAATACGCATTTCCAATACGGGCTTGCGTGGGGCAAGCACGCCAATGTGACGGAGGCGCTGCGCGATGCAATGGCGGCGATGACTGCCGGCGCGCAGTCGGTCTATTGCGGTATGAGCCCCGCGATTGTCGAAGGGTTGGCCCGAGAAGGGGTGCCGGTGATCTGCCATGTGGGTCTGGTTCCGCCGAAAGCCACATGGACGGGTGGGTTTCGCGCTGTCGGCAAGACCCGCGCGCAGGCAAAAATGATTTGGCAGCAGGTGCAGGATTTTGAGCAAGCTGGGGCTTTTGCGGTGGAGATGGAAGTCATCGCCGCCAATCTCGCGCGTGAGATCACCAAACGGACCTCCCTGCTCACGATCTCGCTTGGCTCTGGCGGCGGGTGCGACGCGCAATACCTGTTCTCTGCCGATATCTTGGGCGAAAATCGTGGGCACATCCCCCGCCATGCAAAGACCTATCGCAACTTCGCCGCCGAGCGGGACCGCTTGCAGGCCGAGCGCGTCAGCGCCTATCGCGAGTATATCGCGGACGTTATGTCGGGCGCCTTCCCAGAGCGCGGGCATATTGTCGAGATGGATGACGAGTTGCTGGCCTCTCTGTGGGACGTGTAG